In Anoplopoma fimbria isolate UVic2021 breed Golden Eagle Sablefish chromosome 12, Afim_UVic_2022, whole genome shotgun sequence, one DNA window encodes the following:
- the LOC129099305 gene encoding adenosine receptor A1-like has translation MAEWSWVAYTVLEVLIALACCLGNVLVVCAVCIGIRDSLREPTFCFLVSLAVADFLVGVAAVPLAVLLDGWVSVTPDLCLLLSCVVLVLTQASVLSLLAIAVDRYLRLHTPLRYKALATQRRTWMALSVCWTLSCLLGFTPLFGWHNQSSLASDSTNTSSSSFISPPCTFLSVISLPFMVYFNFLGCVMAPLLVMTLLYTRIFWSLQGRLKESCPQAQASLLREKRLACSLALVLILFAGCWIPLHLMNCLLLFHGPQAVTRGTLYTGILLSHANSAVNPVVYACRIPKIQQAYSQIWRQFIVRLNCCHGDKQICQSIAGSQANARETCG, from the exons ATGGCTGAGTGGAGCTGGGTGGCCTACACAGTACTGGAAGTGCTGATTGCTTTGGCCTGTTGCCTTGGCAATGTGTTGGTTGTGTGTGCGGTGTGTATTGGTATCCGGGATTCCCTCCGGGAGCCCACTTTCTGCTTCCTTGTTTCCCTGGCAGTGGCTGACTTCCTAGTGGGTGTGGCTGCTGTGCCTCTGGCTGTACTGTTGGATGGCTGGGTGAGTGTGACCCCTGACCTGTGTCTACTTCTCAGCTGTGTCGTGCTCGTGCTGACCCAGGCCTCTGTGCTGTCACTGCTTGCTATCGCTGTGGACCGATACCTCCGGTTACACACACCGCTCAG ATACAAAGCTCTGGCCACACAGAGGCGTACATGGATGGCCTTGTCTGTGTGCTGGACACTTTCCTGTCTGCTGGGGTTCACCCCTCTGTTTGGCTGGCACAACCAGTCCTCTCTAGCATCTGATTCCACCaacacatcctcctcctccttcatttcTCCACCCTGCACCTTCCTCTCAGTTATTTCCCTCCCATTCATGGTTTACTTTAACTTCTTGGGATGTGTCATGGCACCCCTGCTGGTCATGACCCTCCTCTACACACGAATCTTCTGGAGCCTGCAGGGCCGTCTAAAGGAGAGCTGTCCTCAAGCCCAGGCCTCTCTGCTCAGGGAGAAGAGGCTGGCCTGCTCCCTGGCTCTGGTTCTCATTTTGTTTGCCGGCTGCTGGATTCCTCTGCACCTGATGAACTGCCTGCTGTTGTTTCATGGTCCTCAAGCTGTCACACGAGGGACACTCTATACAG gTATTCTACTGTCTCATGCCAACTCTGCAGTCAACCCTGTGGTCTACGCTTGTCGCATCCCGAAGATCCAACAGGCCTACAGTCAAATATGGAGGCAATTCATCGTGAGGCTTaactgttgccatggagacaagCAAATTTGCCAATCAATAGCAGGCAGCCAAGCCAATGCCAGAGAGACGTGTGGATAG
- the LOC129099309 gene encoding transcription factor Spi-B, translated as MLAEMETMAYVAEIRLNGGKGAWSRGAPSSCPEVDLEVIEEYLQEHSLEVQPAHTSASPPTTMGQQMHAHSQQGTRIIENSWSGQHPYEWHCGSHTLHEEYEEQALPPTWTNPHDNQWDHVAYSYVAPAYIDSDSLSSSSQYQEYRDSPSPLSDRGCRNDRDSLPLAPLSGKRKERLFQFLFEMLQTPSMRSCIWWVQSSSGTFQFSSQNKERLAQLWGRRKGNRKTMTYQKMARALRNYSRTGEIKKVKRKLTYRFDEKTLRGLQGDSNTL; from the exons ATGCTGGCCGAAATGGAGACG atGGCTTATGTAGCTGAGATCAGACTGAATGGAGGTAAGGGGGCCTGGAGCAGAGGGGCTCCCTCCTCCTGCCCTGAGGTGGACCTGGAGGTCATCGAGGAGTACTTGCAGGAGCACTCACTGGAGGTCCAGCCTGCACACACAAGCGCTTCACCTCCAACCACCATGGGGCAACAAATGCACGCACACTCCCAACAGGGCACCAGGATCATAG AGAACAGCTGGTCAGGTCAGCATCCATATGAGTGGCACTGTGGCTCTCACACTCTTCATGAGGAATATGAAGAGCAAGCCCTGCCTCCCACCTGGACTAATCCCCATGACAACCAATGG GACCACGTTGCATATTCCTATGTGGCACCGGCATACATTGACTCAGACTCGCTGTCCAGTAGCTCCCAGTACCAGGAGTACCGAGATTCCCCATCACCATTGTCCGACAGGGGATGCAGGAATGACAGAGACTCCCTGCCTCTTGCCCCACTTTCAG GAAAGAGGAAGGAGCGGTTGTTCCAGTTCCTGTTCGAGATGCTCCAGACTCCATCGATGCGGAGCTGCATCTGGTGGGTCCAATCGTCCTCTGGCACATTCCAGTTCTCCTCCCAAAACAAGGAGCGCCTGGCGCAGCTGTGGGGACGGAGAAAGGGTAATCGCAAGACCATGACCTACCAGAAGATGGCCCGGGCGCTGAGGAACTACTCCCGCACCGGAGAGATAAAGAAGGTGAAGCGGAAGCTCACCTACCGGTTTGATGAGAAGACTCTGAGAGGCCTTCAAGGAGACTCTAATACATTGTAG